A part of Escherichia marmotae genomic DNA contains:
- the dctP gene encoding TRAP transporter substrate-binding protein DctP — MTFKHFLFSLISGLLLVSFPNIAAEKILRYTDHEPYGGMRTQLIKEVLFAEIGKESQGRLKIEPHWNGEIAISYDALATISDGSKADMGIVVPEYTAKQLPLHQIFKSFAIGPEHGASQVEFFRRVYAEIPELNAEIERNNVVNLQFFLGYPVGFFSTKPIMKLTALQGTSWRTASFWHRAYLVNTGAKTVTLPWNEQITTALRDGKLDGLMVNLDSGYDIHAERAAPNVLLSPSLWLGHVYLLTMNKHTWESLSTQDREAIQRAAITTQKALGQALDNNLINMVKTLEQEGTHVRYLTKAELEAWRKAIGYQQEQAQWVAKQKAEGIDNAREVMQKVANLLDRTIH, encoded by the coding sequence ATGACATTCAAACACTTTTTATTTTCTCTGATATCAGGGTTACTTCTGGTATCTTTCCCCAACATTGCTGCTGAAAAAATACTTCGCTATACCGATCATGAACCTTATGGTGGAATGCGTACACAACTCATTAAAGAGGTATTATTTGCAGAAATTGGAAAAGAGTCACAAGGACGTTTGAAAATTGAACCTCACTGGAACGGTGAAATCGCCATCAGCTATGACGCACTGGCGACGATAAGTGATGGCAGCAAAGCTGATATGGGTATAGTGGTGCCAGAATACACAGCGAAACAATTACCGCTTCATCAAATATTCAAGAGCTTTGCTATTGGCCCGGAGCATGGAGCCAGTCAGGTAGAATTCTTTCGTCGCGTATATGCAGAAATTCCCGAACTTAACGCTGAAATTGAGCGTAACAATGTCGTGAACTTACAATTTTTCCTTGGCTATCCGGTAGGCTTTTTTTCTACCAAACCCATTATGAAATTAACCGCTCTTCAGGGAACTTCCTGGCGAACAGCCAGTTTCTGGCATCGGGCTTATTTAGTTAATACAGGAGCAAAAACCGTAACCTTACCGTGGAATGAGCAAATTACGACAGCACTCCGCGACGGGAAACTCGATGGCTTAATGGTCAATCTCGATAGCGGGTATGACATCCATGCTGAACGTGCTGCGCCGAATGTGTTGCTCTCTCCTTCGCTCTGGCTCGGCCATGTTTATCTTTTGACGATGAATAAACACACCTGGGAAAGCCTCAGTACTCAAGATCGCGAGGCGATTCAGCGAGCTGCTATTACAACCCAGAAGGCGCTGGGCCAGGCATTAGATAACAATCTGATCAACATGGTAAAAACGCTTGAACAGGAAGGCACACATGTTCGCTATCTGACAAAAGCAGAACTGGAGGCCTGGCGGAAAGCGATTGGTTATCAGCAAGAACAAGCTCAGTGGGTAGCAAAGCAGAAAGCTGAAGGTATAGACAATGCCAGGGAAGTGATGCAAAAAGTTGCCAATCTTCTTGATAGAACAATCCATTGA
- a CDS encoding oxidative stress defense protein translates to MKFKVIALAALMGFSGMAVQANELPDGPHIVTSGTASVDAVPDIATLAIEVNVAAKDAATAKKQADERVAQYISFLELNQIAKKDISSANLRTQPDYDYQDGKSILKGYRAVRTVEVTLRQLDKLNSLLDGALKAGLNEIRSVSLGVAQPDAYKDKARKAAIDNAIHQAQELANGFNRKLGPVYSVRYHVSNYQPSPMVRMMKADAAPVSTQETYEQAAIQFDDQVDVVFQLEPVDQQPAKTPTAQ, encoded by the coding sequence GTGAAGTTCAAAGTTATCGCCCTGGCGGCATTGATGGGTTTCAGCGGAATGGCAGTACAGGCCAATGAACTACCGGATGGTCCGCATATTGTCACTTCAGGAACAGCAAGCGTGGATGCGGTGCCAGACATTGCCACCCTTGCGATTGAAGTCAACGTGGCAGCGAAGGATGCCGCGACCGCCAAGAAGCAGGCGGATGAGCGTGTGGCGCAATATATCTCTTTCCTTGAACTCAATCAGATCGCGAAAAAAGATATCAGCTCTGCCAATTTACGCACCCAGCCTGATTACGATTACCAGGATGGTAAAAGTATTCTGAAAGGCTACCGGGCGGTGAGAACGGTGGAAGTAACGCTTCGTCAGTTAGACAAACTGAATTCTTTGCTGGATGGCGCGCTGAAGGCCGGGCTTAACGAAATTCGTTCTGTTTCCTTGGGGGTGGCGCAACCTGATGCCTATAAAGATAAAGCGCGTAAGGCGGCGATTGATAATGCGATTCATCAGGCACAGGAGCTGGCGAACGGCTTTAATCGCAAGTTGGGGCCGGTATATAGCGTGCGCTACCATGTTTCCAACTATCAGCCCAGCCCGATGGTTCGAATGATGAAAGCTGATGCCGCGCCGGTTTCCACTCAGGAAACTTACGAGCAGGCTGCTATTCAGTTTGATGATCAGGTTGATGTGGTCTTCCAGTTAGAACCTGTTGATCAGCAACCTGCAAAAACACCTACCGCACAATAA
- the argO gene encoding arginine exporter ArgO yields the protein MFSYYFQGLALGAAMILPLGPQNAFVMNQGIRRQYHIMIALLCAISDLVLICAGIFGGSALLMQSPWLLALVTWGGVAFLLWYGFGAFKTAMGSNIELASAEVMKQGRWKIIATMLAVTWLNPHVYLDTFVVLGSLGGQLDPDPKRWFAFGTISASFLWFFGLALLAAWLAPRLRTAKAQRIINFVVGCVMWFIALQLAKEGIAHAQALFS from the coding sequence ATGTTTTCTTATTATTTTCAAGGCCTTGCGCTTGGTGCGGCTATGATCCTGCCGCTCGGTCCGCAAAATGCTTTTGTGATGAATCAGGGCATTCGCCGTCAGTACCACATAATGATTGCCTTACTTTGTGCAATCAGCGATTTAGTCCTGATTTGCGCCGGGATTTTTGGCGGTAGCGCGTTACTGATGCAGTCTCCGTGGTTATTGGCATTAGTGACCTGGGGTGGTGTTGCCTTTTTGTTGTGGTATGGCTTTGGCGCTTTTAAAACTGCGATGGGCAGTAATATTGAACTGGCGAGTGCCGAAGTGATGAAACAGGGGCGATGGAAAATTATCGCCACCATGCTGGCGGTGACCTGGCTGAATCCGCATGTCTATCTGGATACCTTTGTGGTACTGGGCAGCCTGGGCGGTCAACTTGATCCTGACCCAAAACGTTGGTTTGCATTCGGGACGATTAGCGCCTCTTTCCTGTGGTTTTTTGGCCTGGCGTTATTAGCCGCCTGGCTGGCACCGCGTTTGCGTACCGCCAAAGCGCAGCGCATTATCAATTTCGTGGTGGGCTGCGTGATGTGGTTTATCGCTCTACAACTGGCGAAAGAGGGGATTGCCCATGCACAAGCCTTGTTCAGTTAG